One Mycolicibacterium fortuitum subsp. fortuitum genomic window carries:
- a CDS encoding PaaX family transcriptional regulator C-terminal domain-containing protein: MPGLKRMTARSVVLSVLLGAHPAWASAAELIRLTADFDIKEPTLRVALTRMVSAGDLVRSEDGYRLSDRLLNRQRRQDDAIDPRLRAYDGQWLTLVITSVGTDARTRASLRNTLQQFRFGELREGVWMRPDNLEQALPEEITGRVRLLHTRDDDPAGLAAELWDLPGWRRTGEQLLDEMTAAADVPGRFVAAAGIVRHLLADPVLPDELLPEGWPGAHLRRAYNDFAAELVDRRDQNEVMEAT, encoded by the coding sequence ATGCCCGGGCTCAAACGGATGACGGCTCGCTCGGTGGTGCTGAGCGTGCTGCTCGGTGCGCATCCGGCCTGGGCGAGTGCGGCCGAACTGATCCGGCTGACAGCAGATTTCGACATCAAGGAGCCGACGCTGCGGGTGGCGCTGACCCGCATGGTCAGTGCGGGCGATCTGGTTCGCTCGGAAGACGGGTATCGGTTGTCGGACCGGCTGCTGAACCGGCAGCGCCGCCAGGATGACGCGATCGATCCACGATTGCGGGCGTACGACGGCCAATGGCTGACGCTGGTCATCACCAGTGTCGGCACGGATGCCCGTACCAGGGCATCGCTGCGGAACACCCTGCAGCAGTTCCGGTTCGGTGAACTGCGCGAGGGCGTGTGGATGCGGCCCGACAATCTCGAGCAGGCGTTACCCGAAGAGATCACCGGCCGCGTGCGGCTGCTGCACACCCGGGACGACGATCCGGCCGGACTGGCCGCCGAGCTGTGGGATCTTCCCGGCTGGCGACGTACCGGCGAGCAGTTGTTGGACGAGATGACTGCCGCGGCCGATGTGCCGGGAAGATTCGTCGCTGCCGCCGGCATCGTGCGGCACCTTCTCGCCGACCCGGTGTTGCCCGACGAGCTCCTGCCGGAGGGCTGGCCGGGCGCGCATCTGCGTAGGGCCTACAACGATTTCGCCGCCGAACTCGTCGACCGGCGCGACCAGAACGAAGTGATGGAGGCAACGTGA
- a CDS encoding crotonase/enoyl-CoA hydratase family protein encodes MTEAVRVERNGAVTTVIIDRPHARNAVDGPTAAALFAAFEQFDADEDAAVAVLTGAGGNFCAGADLKAFGTPRVNRLDPSGPGPMGPSRMVLSKPVIAAISGYAVAGGLELALWCDLRVVEEDSVLGVFCRRWGVPLIDGGTVRLPRLIGQSRAMDLILTGRAVDAAEAHAIGLANRVVPKGQARRHAEELAGELSRLPQQCLRADRLSALHQWGESEQAAMEFEFASIERVASEAAEGAGRFAGGAGRHGASAS; translated from the coding sequence GTGACCGAAGCTGTCCGGGTCGAACGCAACGGTGCGGTGACCACGGTGATCATCGACCGTCCGCATGCCCGCAATGCGGTCGACGGACCCACTGCTGCGGCCCTTTTCGCGGCATTCGAGCAGTTCGACGCAGATGAGGACGCAGCGGTCGCGGTGCTGACCGGGGCCGGTGGAAATTTCTGCGCCGGTGCAGACCTCAAAGCTTTCGGCACACCTCGGGTGAACCGGTTGGACCCCTCTGGGCCCGGACCGATGGGGCCGAGCCGGATGGTGTTGTCCAAGCCCGTGATCGCGGCGATCAGCGGTTACGCCGTGGCCGGTGGTCTGGAGCTGGCCCTGTGGTGTGACCTGCGGGTGGTCGAGGAGGACTCTGTGCTCGGCGTGTTCTGCCGCCGGTGGGGGGTACCACTGATCGACGGCGGCACCGTCCGGTTGCCCCGCCTGATCGGGCAGAGCCGGGCCATGGACCTGATCCTGACCGGGCGCGCCGTCGATGCCGCCGAAGCCCATGCGATCGGCCTGGCCAACCGGGTGGTGCCGAAAGGTCAGGCGCGCCGGCATGCTGAAGAGCTTGCCGGCGAACTTTCCCGGCTACCGCAGCAATGCCTGCGGGCCGATCGGCTCTCGGCTCTGCATCAGTGGGGTGAATCCGAGCAGGCGGCAATGGAATTCGAGTTCGCCAGCATCGAGCGGGTGGCCAGTGAGGCGGCCGAGGGCGCCGGCCGGTTCGCCGGGGGAGCGGGCCGGCACGGCGCCAGTGCGAGCTGA
- a CDS encoding DUF3060 domain-containing protein, producing MRTRFPHTELIVGAGAIAAALSLAACGSESSDTNTPSATAGQSGVNVEVGNTINYMSVGTTTDIDCADGKSLTVGGTNNTLTVKGTCANVNIGGSDNKVTFERIDKTLTIIGLNNTVSYAAGDPKVNNTGSNNKVSKG from the coding sequence GTGCGCACCCGTTTCCCCCACACCGAGCTGATCGTCGGAGCCGGCGCAATCGCCGCGGCACTCAGCCTGGCGGCCTGCGGTTCTGAAAGCTCGGATACCAACACCCCGAGCGCCACCGCCGGACAATCCGGGGTCAACGTCGAGGTCGGCAACACCATCAACTACATGTCCGTGGGCACCACGACCGACATCGACTGCGCCGACGGCAAGTCACTCACGGTCGGGGGCACCAACAACACGCTGACGGTCAAGGGCACCTGCGCCAATGTGAACATCGGCGGATCCGACAACAAGGTCACCTTCGAGCGGATCGACAAGACACTGACCATCATCGGGCTGAACAACACCGTGAGCTACGCGGCGGGTGACCCGAAGGTCAACAACACCGGCAGTAACAACAAGGTCAGCAAGGGCTAG
- a CDS encoding DUF3060 domain-containing protein has protein sequence MLTAGLLALPLALTVGAPGAAAKNGDTTITGQGIEQTIDCNNATLFVNGTGIRVNALGTCWGVAVQGSSNVIVVDNVINDVTVYGYDQTVFYKNGDPIVVDRGRELGMTNQISRVPA, from the coding sequence ATACTGACTGCCGGACTGCTCGCGTTGCCGTTGGCGCTGACCGTCGGTGCCCCCGGCGCGGCAGCCAAGAACGGTGACACCACCATCACCGGGCAGGGCATCGAACAGACCATCGACTGCAACAACGCCACGCTGTTCGTCAACGGAACCGGTATCCGGGTCAATGCGTTGGGGACCTGCTGGGGCGTGGCCGTGCAGGGGTCGTCCAACGTCATCGTCGTCGACAACGTCATCAACGACGTCACCGTGTACGGCTATGACCAGACCGTGTTCTACAAGAACGGCGATCCGATCGTCGTCGACCGAGGCCGCGAACTGGGGATGACCAACCAGATCAGCCGCGTCCCCGCCTGA
- a CDS encoding DUF3558 domain-containing protein — protein MRRCVVQAAAVAVTAVVTVAGCSHTIDGAAQRASADSQDPDRSFGYVDDRCGLLADSTIQEILAADNLVRPYSGAVCQYVLSRKARPAAEPGSDSLAMLDVIFSWFEKGSLERERAVSRSRDAEITDTVVERHQAFLARRDVTGASCSATASAGSGVISWWVQFRAAGAAGSAAKGDPCQDAKKLLSATLQSEL, from the coding sequence ATGCGTCGGTGTGTTGTTCAGGCTGCTGCCGTGGCGGTCACAGCCGTGGTGACCGTCGCGGGGTGTTCGCACACCATCGACGGGGCTGCCCAGCGCGCATCGGCCGACAGTCAAGATCCCGACCGCAGTTTCGGGTATGTCGACGACCGGTGCGGGCTGTTGGCCGACAGCACGATCCAGGAGATCCTGGCCGCCGACAATCTGGTGCGCCCGTACAGCGGAGCGGTCTGCCAGTACGTGTTGTCGCGTAAGGCGCGGCCCGCTGCCGAGCCGGGTTCGGACTCCCTCGCGATGCTCGACGTGATCTTCTCCTGGTTCGAGAAGGGTTCCCTGGAACGGGAGCGAGCGGTCTCCCGCAGCCGTGACGCGGAGATCACCGACACCGTCGTCGAGCGGCATCAGGCGTTTCTCGCGCGCCGCGATGTCACCGGCGCCTCGTGTTCGGCGACGGCTTCGGCGGGGTCGGGTGTGATCAGTTGGTGGGTGCAGTTCCGCGCGGCGGGTGCGGCCGGATCTGCCGCCAAGGGCGACCCGTGCCAGGACGCCAAGAAGCTGTTGTCGGCCACCCTTCAATCGGAGCTCTGA
- a CDS encoding DUF3558 domain-containing protein, whose translation MAHRHLASRYVILAVAAGALLAACGSTDEPAAPDSVPVGGGFHGADCNGVTDADIADAVGSSMFTKAVVSDTGCFWQENSVLGTFGAGMGISTWWYRGSDMDTERTLETRAGRTLTELSIDGNKGFRAADSNVCSIYVTKGEDVITWSIQTMNPATLPDLCQVTEKLARLSQGRVN comes from the coding sequence GTGGCGCACCGTCACCTCGCATCGAGGTATGTGATCCTCGCCGTGGCAGCAGGCGCGCTGCTCGCGGCGTGCGGGTCGACAGATGAGCCGGCTGCTCCCGACTCGGTGCCCGTCGGCGGCGGCTTTCACGGGGCGGACTGCAACGGCGTCACCGACGCCGACATCGCCGATGCGGTCGGATCCTCGATGTTCACCAAGGCGGTGGTCAGCGACACCGGGTGTTTCTGGCAGGAGAATTCGGTGCTGGGGACCTTCGGTGCCGGTATGGGCATCTCCACCTGGTGGTACCGGGGCAGTGACATGGACACCGAACGGACTCTGGAGACCCGGGCCGGTCGGACGCTGACCGAGTTGTCGATCGACGGGAACAAGGGATTCCGGGCGGCCGACTCGAATGTGTGCAGCATCTATGTGACCAAGGGTGAGGATGTCATCACGTGGTCGATTCAGACGATGAATCCGGCCACGCTGCCCGATCTGTGTCAGGTGACGGAGAAACTCGCCAGGCTCAGTCAGGGCCGGGTCAACTGA
- a CDS encoding TetR/AcrR family transcriptional regulator, which produces MSARPEPQAAGTRRSQSRPARTTKLSREAIVNAALTFLDREGWDALTINALANQLGTKGPSLYNHVDSLDDLRRTVRMRVIDDIIEMLNTVGAGRTRDDAVSVMASAYRSYAHHHPGRYSAFTRMPFGGDDPEYSAATRAAAGPVIQVLASYGLEGEDAFYAALQFWSALHGFVLLEMTGVMDDIDTDAVFTDMLRRLASGMGQLGS; this is translated from the coding sequence ATGTCAGCTCGGCCGGAGCCACAGGCGGCTGGCACCCGACGGTCCCAGTCGCGGCCGGCGCGGACCACCAAGCTCAGCCGTGAGGCCATCGTCAATGCGGCGTTGACGTTCCTGGACCGGGAGGGCTGGGACGCGCTGACCATCAATGCGCTGGCCAATCAGCTCGGCACGAAGGGCCCGTCGCTCTACAACCACGTCGACAGCCTCGACGATCTGCGGCGTACCGTCCGGATGCGCGTGATCGACGACATCATCGAGATGCTCAACACCGTCGGTGCGGGTCGCACCCGCGACGACGCGGTTTCGGTGATGGCCAGTGCCTACCGCAGCTACGCGCACCACCATCCCGGTCGCTACTCGGCATTCACCCGGATGCCGTTCGGCGGGGACGACCCCGAGTACTCGGCTGCCACCAGAGCGGCCGCCGGACCCGTGATCCAGGTGCTGGCGTCCTATGGGTTGGAGGGCGAGGACGCCTTCTATGCCGCACTGCAGTTCTGGTCGGCTCTGCACGGCTTCGTACTGCTGGAAATGACCGGTGTGATGGACGACATCGACACCGATGCGGTGTTCACCGATATGCTGCGACGGTTGGCCTCTGGTATGGGGCAACTCGGGTCGTAG
- the rpsL gene encoding 30S ribosomal protein S12: MPTINQLVRKGRRDKVAKVKTAALKGSPQRRGVCTRVYTTTPKKPNSALRKVARVKLTSGVEVTAYIPGEGHNLQEHSMVLVRGGRVKDLPGVRYKIIRGSLDTQGVKNRKQARSRYGAKKEKS; this comes from the coding sequence ATGCCAACCATCAACCAGCTGGTCCGCAAGGGTCGCCGCGACAAGGTCGCGAAGGTCAAGACCGCGGCCCTCAAGGGCAGCCCGCAGCGCCGTGGCGTGTGCACCCGCGTGTACACCACCACCCCGAAGAAGCCGAACTCGGCGCTTCGCAAGGTCGCCCGCGTGAAGCTGACCAGCGGCGTTGAGGTCACCGCGTACATCCCCGGCGAGGGTCACAACCTGCAGGAGCACTCGATGGTGCTGGTGCGTGGCGGTCGTGTGAAGGACCTCCCCGGTGTCCGTTACAAGATCATCCGCGGGTCGCTCGACACCCAGGGTGTCAAGAACCGCAAGCAGGCCCGTAGCCGCTACGGCGCCAAGAAGGAGAAGAGCTGA
- the rpsG gene encoding 30S ribosomal protein S7, with the protein MPRKGPAPKRPLVNDPVYGSQLVTQLVNKVLLDGKKSLAERIVYGALEQARDKTGTDPVVTLKRALDNVKPALEVRSRRVGGATYQVPVEVRPDRSTTLALRWLVSFSKARREKTMIERLANEILDASNGLGAAVKRREDTHKMAEANRAFAHYRW; encoded by the coding sequence ATGCCGCGCAAGGGTCCCGCGCCGAAGCGTCCGTTGGTCAACGATCCGGTCTACGGGTCGCAGCTGGTCACCCAGCTGGTCAACAAGGTTCTGCTGGACGGCAAGAAGTCACTGGCCGAGCGCATTGTCTACGGTGCGCTGGAGCAGGCTCGCGACAAGACCGGCACCGACCCGGTCGTCACCCTCAAGCGCGCGCTCGACAACGTCAAGCCCGCGCTCGAGGTGCGCAGCCGCCGCGTCGGTGGTGCCACCTACCAGGTTCCGGTCGAGGTTCGTCCCGATCGTTCGACCACCCTCGCCCTGCGTTGGCTGGTCAGCTTCTCCAAAGCCCGCCGTGAAAAGACCATGATCGAGCGCCTCGCCAACGAGATCCTGGATGCGAGCAACGGCCTCGGTGCCGCTGTGAAGCGTCGTGAGGACACTCACAAGATGGCCGAAGCGAACCGGGCTTTCGCGCACTACCGCTGGTGA
- the fusA gene encoding elongation factor G produces MAHIDAGKTTTTERILYYTGVNYKIGETHDGASTTDWMEQEQERGITITSAAVTCFWNNNQINIIDTPGHVDFTVEVERSLRVLDGAVAVFDGKEGVEPQSEQVWRQADKYDVPRICFVNKMDKLGADFYFTVQTIKDRLGAKPLVIQLPIGAENDFEGIVDLVEMKAKVWRGETKLGESYETVDIPADLAEKAEQYRSELLDTVAETDEALLEKYLGGEELTIDEIKGAIRKLTVSSELYPVLCGSAFKNKGVQPMLDAVIDYLPSPLDVESVKGHVPGKEDEEVLRKPSVDEPFAALAFKIAVHPFFGKLTYVRVYSGKVESGAQVVNATKGKKERLGKLFQMHANKENPVESASAGHIYAVIGLKDTTTGDTLCDPNQQVVLESMTFPDPVIEVAIEPKTKSDQEKLGTAIQKLAEEDPTFKVHLDQETGQTVIGGMGELHLDILVDRMRREFKVEANVGKPQVAYRETIRRKVEKVEFTHKKQTGGSGQFAKVLIDLEPFVGEDGATYEFENKVTGGRIPREYIPSVDAGAQDAMQYGVLAGYPLVNLKVTLLDGAYHEVDSSEMAFKVAGSQVLKKAAQAAQPVILEPIMAVEVITPEDYMGDVIGDLNSRRGQIQAMEERSGARVVKAQVPLSEMFGYVGDLRSKTQGRANYSMVFDSYAEVPANVSKEIIAKATGQ; encoded by the coding sequence ATGGCGCACATCGACGCCGGCAAGACGACGACGACAGAGCGCATCCTCTATTACACCGGCGTCAACTACAAGATCGGTGAGACGCACGACGGTGCCTCGACCACCGACTGGATGGAGCAGGAGCAGGAGCGTGGTATCACCATCACCTCCGCAGCCGTCACCTGTTTCTGGAACAACAACCAGATCAACATCATCGACACCCCCGGGCACGTCGACTTCACCGTCGAGGTGGAGCGTTCGCTCCGTGTCCTCGATGGCGCTGTCGCAGTGTTCGACGGCAAAGAGGGTGTTGAGCCCCAGTCCGAGCAGGTGTGGCGTCAGGCCGACAAGTACGACGTGCCCCGGATCTGCTTCGTCAACAAGATGGACAAGCTCGGTGCGGACTTCTACTTCACCGTGCAGACCATCAAGGACCGCCTCGGCGCCAAGCCGCTGGTGATCCAGCTGCCGATCGGTGCCGAGAACGACTTCGAGGGCATCGTCGACCTGGTCGAGATGAAAGCCAAGGTGTGGCGCGGCGAGACCAAGCTCGGCGAGAGCTACGAGACTGTCGACATCCCGGCCGATCTGGCCGAGAAGGCTGAGCAGTACCGCAGCGAGCTGCTGGATACGGTTGCCGAGACCGACGAGGCGCTTCTGGAGAAGTACCTCGGCGGCGAAGAGCTCACCATCGACGAGATCAAGGGCGCCATCCGCAAGCTCACCGTGAGCAGCGAGCTGTACCCGGTGCTGTGCGGCAGCGCGTTCAAGAACAAGGGTGTGCAGCCGATGCTGGACGCCGTCATCGATTACCTGCCTTCGCCGCTGGATGTCGAGTCCGTCAAGGGCCACGTCCCCGGCAAGGAGGACGAAGAGGTTCTGCGCAAGCCGTCGGTCGACGAGCCGTTCGCCGCGCTGGCCTTCAAGATCGCCGTGCACCCCTTCTTCGGCAAGCTCACCTATGTCCGCGTGTACTCGGGCAAGGTTGAGTCCGGTGCCCAGGTCGTCAACGCCACCAAGGGCAAGAAGGAACGTCTGGGCAAGCTGTTCCAGATGCACGCCAACAAGGAGAACCCGGTCGAGTCGGCGTCGGCTGGTCACATCTACGCCGTGATCGGTCTGAAGGACACCACCACCGGTGACACCCTGTGCGATCCGAACCAGCAGGTCGTCCTGGAGTCGATGACCTTCCCGGATCCGGTCATCGAGGTGGCCATCGAGCCCAAGACCAAGAGTGACCAGGAGAAGCTGGGCACCGCGATCCAGAAGCTCGCCGAAGAGGACCCGACCTTCAAGGTGCACCTGGACCAGGAAACCGGCCAGACCGTCATCGGCGGCATGGGCGAGCTGCACCTGGACATCCTGGTGGACCGCATGCGTCGCGAGTTCAAGGTCGAGGCCAACGTCGGCAAGCCGCAGGTTGCCTACCGCGAGACCATCCGCCGCAAGGTGGAGAAGGTCGAGTTCACCCACAAGAAGCAGACGGGTGGATCCGGCCAGTTCGCGAAGGTGCTCATCGACCTCGAGCCGTTCGTCGGCGAGGACGGTGCCACCTACGAGTTCGAGAACAAGGTCACCGGTGGCCGCATCCCGCGCGAGTACATCCCGTCGGTGGATGCCGGTGCGCAGGACGCCATGCAGTACGGCGTGCTGGCCGGCTACCCGCTGGTGAACCTGAAGGTGACCCTGCTCGACGGCGCCTACCACGAGGTCGACTCCTCGGAAATGGCGTTCAAGGTTGCGGGTTCGCAGGTTCTGAAGAAGGCCGCGCAGGCAGCTCAGCCGGTCATCCTCGAACCCATCATGGCTGTCGAGGTCATCACGCCCGAGGATTACATGGGCGATGTGATCGGCGACTTGAACTCCCGCCGTGGCCAGATCCAGGCCATGGAGGAGCGCAGCGGTGCGCGTGTCGTCAAGGCGCAGGTGCCGCTGTCGGAGATGTTCGGCTACGTCGGCGACCTTCGGTCGAAGACCCAGGGCCGGGCGAACTACTCCATGGTGTTCGACTCGTACGCCGAAGTGCCGGCGAACGTGTCGAAGGAGATCATCGCGAAGGCCACCGGCCAGTAG
- the tuf gene encoding elongation factor Tu, which yields MAKAKFERTKPHVNIGTIGHVDHGKTTLTAAITKVLHDKYPDLNESRAFDQIDNAPEERQRGITINISHVEYQTEKRHYAHVDAPGHADYIKNMITGAAQMDGAILVVAATDGPMPQTREHVLLGRQVGVPYILVALNKSDMVDDEELLELVEMEVRELLAAQEFDEDAPVIRVSALKALEGDPKWVKSVEDLMEAVDESIPDPVRETDKPFLMPVEDVFTITGRGTVVTGRVERGVINVNEEVEIVGIRPTTTKTTVTGVEMFRKLLDQGQAGDNVGLLVRGIKREDVERGQVVVKPGTTTPHTEFEGSVYILSKDEGGRHTPFFNNYRPQFYFRTTDVTGVVTLPEGTEMVMPGDNTDISVKLIQPVAMDEGLRFAIREGGRTVGAGRVTKIIK from the coding sequence GTGGCGAAGGCGAAGTTCGAGCGGACGAAGCCGCACGTCAACATCGGGACCATCGGTCACGTTGACCACGGCAAGACCACGCTCACCGCAGCAATCACCAAGGTTCTGCACGACAAGTACCCCGATTTGAACGAGTCGCGCGCATTCGACCAGATCGACAACGCGCCTGAAGAGCGTCAGCGCGGTATCACCATCAACATCTCGCATGTTGAGTACCAGACCGAGAAGCGCCACTACGCACACGTGGACGCCCCCGGCCACGCGGACTACATCAAGAACATGATCACCGGTGCCGCCCAGATGGACGGCGCGATCCTGGTGGTCGCCGCGACCGACGGCCCGATGCCGCAGACCCGCGAGCACGTGCTGCTCGGCCGTCAGGTGGGTGTGCCCTACATCCTCGTGGCGCTGAACAAGTCGGACATGGTCGACGACGAGGAGCTCCTCGAGCTCGTCGAGATGGAGGTCCGCGAACTGCTGGCCGCCCAGGAGTTCGACGAGGACGCCCCGGTCATCCGCGTCTCCGCGCTGAAGGCGCTGGAGGGTGACCCGAAGTGGGTCAAGTCGGTTGAGGACCTCATGGAGGCCGTCGACGAGTCGATCCCGGATCCGGTTCGCGAGACCGACAAGCCGTTCCTGATGCCCGTCGAGGACGTCTTCACCATCACCGGTCGTGGCACCGTGGTGACCGGTCGCGTCGAGCGTGGCGTGATCAACGTCAACGAAGAGGTCGAGATCGTCGGCATCCGCCCGACCACGACCAAGACCACCGTCACCGGTGTGGAAATGTTCCGCAAGCTGCTCGACCAGGGCCAGGCCGGCGACAACGTCGGTCTGCTGGTTCGTGGCATCAAGCGCGAGGACGTCGAGCGTGGCCAGGTTGTGGTCAAGCCCGGCACCACCACCCCGCACACCGAGTTCGAGGGCAGCGTCTACATCCTGTCCAAGGACGAGGGCGGCCGCCACACGCCGTTCTTCAACAACTACCGCCCGCAGTTCTACTTCCGTACCACGGACGTGACCGGCGTGGTGACCCTCCCCGAGGGCACCGAGATGGTGATGCCCGGTGACAACACCGACATCTCCGTCAAGCTGATCCAGCCCGTCGCCATGGACGAGGGCCTGCGCTTCGCGATCCGCGAGGGTGGCCGTACCGTCGGCGCCGGCCGCGTTACCAAGATCATCAAGTGA